A genomic window from Camelina sativa cultivar DH55 chromosome 2, Cs, whole genome shotgun sequence includes:
- the LOC104711715 gene encoding subtilisin-like protease SBT4.14 produces the protein MGRSKYSCHHHLLVLIIILLEVLWISPGYTSAEDEHAKDFYIIYLGDGPDDTDEAIKTHINLLSSLNISQEEARDRKVHSYTKAFNAFAAKLSPNEAKKMMEMEEVFGVYRNEYRQLHTTKSWDFVGLPLTAKRHVKTERDVIIGVLDTGITPESESFQDHGLGPPPAKWKGSCGPYTNFTGCNNKIIGAKYFKHDGNVPTGEIRSPIDIDGHGTHTSSTVAGVLVSNASLYGIANGTARGAVPSARLAMYKVCWARSGCADMDILAGFEAAIHDGVDIISISIGGPIADYSSDSISVGSFHAMRKGILTVASAGNDGPSSGTVTNHEPWILTVAASGIDRTFKSKIDLGNGKSFSGMGISMFNPKAKSYPLVSGVDAAKTTDDKYLARYCFSDSLDRKKVKGKVMVCRMGGGGVESTVKSYGGAGAIIVSDQYLDNAQIFMAPATSVNSSIGDAIYRYINSTRSPSAVIQKTRQVTVPAPFVASFSSRGPNPGSTRLLKPDIAAPGIDILAAFTLKRSLTGLDGDTQFSKFTILSGTSMACPHVAGVAAYVKSFHPDWTPAAIKSAIITSAKPISSRVNKDAEFAYGGGQINPRRAASPGLVYDMDDISYVQFLCGEGYNATTLAPLVGSRSVSCSSIVPGLGHDSLNYPTIQLTLRSAKTSTLAVFRRRVTNVGPASSVYNVTVKAPKGVEITVEPQSLTFSKVSQKRSFKVVVKGKQMSPGKIVSGLLVWKSPRHSVRSPIVIYSPTSD, from the exons ATGGGAAGGTCAAAATATtcatgtcatcatcatcttctcgttcttattattattcttcttgaAGTTCTTTGGATATCACCAGGATATACTTCAGCCGAAGATGAACATGCAAag GATTTCTATATCATATACTTGGGAGATGGACCGGATGATACAGACGAAGCTATCAAGACACACATAAATCTCCTATCGTCTTTGAATATAAg ccaagaagaagcaagagataGAAAGGTACATAGTTACACTAAAGCCTTCAATGCTTTTGCTGCCAAGCTTTCTCCAAATGAAGCCAAGAAGATGATGG AGATGGAAGAAGTTTTTGGTGTGTACCGAAATGAATATCGCCAACTCCACACAACAAAATCATGGGATTTCGTTGGACTTCCTCTAACAGCAAAAAGACAtgtaaaaacagagagagatgtTATTATTGGTGTTCTTGATAcag GAATAACGCCAGAGTCAGAGAGTTTCCAGGACCATGGTCTCGGCCCTCCCCCGGCTAAATGGAAAGGATCGTGTGGACCTTATACTAATTTCACCGGATGCAACAA CAAAATAATCGGGGCCAAGTACTTCAAGCACGACGGCAATGTGCCTACCGGCGAAATCCGATCACCGATCGATATCGACGGCCATGGGACGCACACGTCATCAACCGTAGCCGGAGTTCTAGTCTCAAACGCCAGTCTCTATGGCATAGCAAACGGTACCGCCCGCGGCGCGGTTCCGTCGGCGAGGCTGGCGATGTACAAGGTTTGTTGGGCGAGATCCGGCTGTGCCGACATGGACATCCTCGCCGGGTTCGAGGCGGCGATTCACGACGGCGTTGACATTATCTCCATCTCTATCGGCGGTCCAATCGCGGATTACTCATCCGATTCGATATCGGTAGGGTCGTTTCACGCGATGAGGAAAGGGATCCTCACGGTGGCGTCCGCCGGGAACGACGGACCGAGCTCAGGGACTGTAACGAACCATGAGCCGTGGATACTGACGGTTGCGGCAAGCGGAATCGATCGGACGTTCAAGAGCAAGATAGATCTCGGCAACGGCAAATCATTCTCT gggaTGGGAATAAGCATGTTTAACCCAAAAGCCAAGTCGTATCCTCTTGTAAGTGGTGTTGATGCTGCTAAGACCACTGACGACAAGTACTTAGCTAG GTACTGTTTCTCTGATTCTTTGGACCGAAAGAAGGTGAAAGGGAAAGTGATGGTGTGTAGAATGGGAGGAGGTGGTGTGGAGTCGACTGTTAAAAGCTATGGAGGTGCTGGTGCCATTATTGTTAGTGATCAGTATCTTGATAACGCTCAGATTTTCATGGCACCAGCTACAAGTGTTAATAGCTCTATTGGCGATGCCATCTACCGTTATATCAACTCCACAAG ATCACCATCGGCTGTGATTCAGAAAACCCGGCAAGTGACAGTCCCTGCTCCCTTTGTTGCTTCTTTTTCATCAAGAGGTCCCAACCCGGGATCAACACGCCTTCTCAAG CCCGATATCGCTGCACCCGGGATTGATATATTGGCGGCCTTCACTCTCAAGAGATCATTGACTGGATTAGATGGTGACACCCAATTCTCAAAATTCACCATCCTGTCTGGTACCTCAATGGCATGCCCCCATGTTGCTGGTGTAGCTGCTTACGTCAAGTCTTTTCATCCTGATTGGACACCTGCTGCCATCAAATCCGCCatcatcacctcag CAAAACCTATAAGCAGTAGAGTGAACAAGGACGCAGAGTTCGCTTATGGAGGAGGCCAAATAAACCCAAGACGAGCAGCTAGCCCTGGCTTAGTCTACGACATGGACGACATATCCTATGTTCAGTTCTTGTGCGGAGAAGGCTACAACGCAACcactctagctccactagtgGGGTCACGCTCCGTGAGCTGTTCCTCCATTGTCCCTGGACTCGGCCACGACTCCCTCAACTACCCAACAATCCAACTGACGTTGAGATCTGCCAAAACGTCCACACTTGCTGTGTTCAGGCGGAGAGTGACCAACGTGGGACCAGCGTCGTCGGTGTACAACGTGACCGTGAAGGCACCCAAAGGAGTAGAAATAACAGTGGAGCCACAGAGTTTGACGTTCTCAAAAGTATCACAGAAGAGGAGCTTCAAAGTGGTGGTGAAGGGCAAACAAATGAGTCCTGGAAAGATTGTGTCAGGCTTGCTCGTGTGGAAGAGTCCACGTCACTCTGTTCGGAGCCCCATTGTTATCTACAGTCCTACTTCGGATTGA
- the LOC104711725 gene encoding ataxin-10-like: MSSMAEACVPEEVLQPLLIASDLSYSLEDCLKYLLESSKTDSGRSDLASKAVLPCILRLLQLLPSRHHYLNLSLKVLRNLCAGEASNQNSFVDHGGSAILSGLLAERTKPTEEEDFETVRFGLQVLANVVLFGEEKRQRDVWLRFFPERFCSIAKIRRRETSDPLCMILYTCFDGCSDLASQLCTSDGLTIVAETIRTSSSVGSVDDYWLKLLVSRICVEDHCFPQLFSKLYNKDAEDETRFTSEQPFLLRMVSDIANERIGKVSVPKDTTSSILGLFKRSVDVFDFASSERSELPTGSTIVDVMGYSLVIIRDACAGGSLEELNKDNKDSVDNVELLLSSGLIDLLLDLLRKLDPPTTIKRALKQSPSSSSSSVSPCPYRGFRRDIVSVIGNCAYRRKEVQDEIRERDGLFLMLQQCVTDDDNPFLREWGLWCVRNLLEGNPENQQVVAELEIQGSADVPQLREIGLRVEIDPKTSRPKLVNDT, encoded by the exons ATGTCATCAATGGCGGAAGCTTGTGTACCGGAAGAGGTGCTTCAGCCGCTGCTCATTGCTTCGGATTTATCATACTCTCTAGAAGATTGCTTGAAGTATCTTCTAGAGTCTTCCAAGACCGATTCAGGCCGCTCCGATCTCGCTTCCAAGGCTGTCCTCCCCTGTATCCTAcgtcttcttcagcttcttccttCCCGCCACCActatctcaatctctctctcaaggtCCTCCGCAACCTCTGCGCCGGCGAGGCTTCGAATCAAAACTCTTTCGTCGACCACGGCGGTTCTGCTATCCTCTCCGGCTTGCTTGCCGAGAGAACCAAACCCACCGAGGAGGAGGATTTCGAGACTGTTCGATTCGGGTTGCAGGTTCTAGCCAACGTTGTATTGTTCGGAGAGGAGAAACGTCAGAGAGATGTGTGGCTTCGCTTTTTCCCGGAGAGGTTCTGTTCAATCGCTAAGATTAGGAGGCGTGAGACCTCTGATCCTCTCTGTATGATTTTGTATACTTGCTTTGATGGATGCTCTGATCTTGCTTCTCAGCTTTGCACCAGTGATGGCCTTACCATCGTTGCTGAAACTATACGGACTTCATCTTCCG TTGGGTCTGTGGATGATTATTGGCTCAAGTTACTGGTTTCGAGAATCTGTGTTGAAGACCATTGTTTCCCACAGCTCTTCTCCAAGTTATACAACAAGGATGCCGAAGATGAGACCAGGTTTACATCAGAGCAACCCTTTCTTCTGAGGATGGTGTCTGATATTGCAAATGAGAGGATAGGAAAAGTGTCAGTCCCTAAGGATACAACTTCTTCCATTCTTGGATTATTCAAGAGATCTGTTGACGTTTTTGATTTTGCTTCAAGTGAAAGATCCGAGCTTCCTACGGGTTCAACTATAGTAGACGTAATGGGTTACTCTCTGGTAATAATAAGGGATGCTTGCGCTGGAGGAAGCCTTGAAGAGCTCAACAAGGACAACAAGGATTCAGTTGATAATGTTGAATTGCTCTTGTCCTCTGGACTGATTGATCTCCTTCTTGATCTGCTTCGCAAACTTGATCCTCCAACAACAATAAAGAGGGCTCTAAAGCAGAGTcctagttcttcttcttcttcagtaaGCCCCTGTCCGTACAGAGGATTCAGGAGAGATATAGTGTCTGTGATTGGGAACTGCGCCTACAGAAGGAAAGAGGTACAAGATGAGATCAGGGAGAGAGATGGGCTCTTTTTAATGTTGCAGCAGTGCGTGACAGATGATGACAACCCTTTCTTGAGAGAGTGGGGATTGTGGTGTGTGAGAAATCTGCTGGAAGGGAACCCAGAGAACCAGCAAGTGGTCGCCGAGTTGGAGATTCAAGGATCTGCGGATGTGCCTCAACTCCGTGAAATTGGTCTCAGAGTTGAAATTGATCCTAAAACATCCAGACCAAAGCTTGTCAATGACACCTGA